One genomic window of Pagrus major chromosome 22, Pma_NU_1.0 includes the following:
- the cep85l gene encoding centrosomal protein of 85 kDa-like isoform X1, whose amino-acid sequence MWYRSYCEDGYEANKSGSKSGDSPGWVPGHESAWQSNPLGSGNSISRGHRSSSVSDSCDTGIGTYCSDSVEEDSSSSTIPLSSQPLSRHHLGRDDDGIPIVHVMPSPSSSPYTSFRMPASPSSTSRWSRSCQLLPPATSPLGAPSCLDMKDHKPIRRSSSLTKLSSGADKSFSRTSGSQYNPDGQGSLDRSLRYGYRKEPLGSNLDLYLPLSSSLLCYSLLQRSPGSGPCYRYNHGSRSTGLETDLSPSSALSSPVKHNSLDMNYNALPDAQPGRGAGKVYSPSLPKKTDLPLGHQTDRGSPIQTAIRTQMWLTEQMEYRPKVECGIKLDQINTSTATDGCGADRLSPWQQGHQQKPGPNQMLMGTSLSVNTLVKVKEGLLGQRELEIDRQKQQILQLHARIRENELRAQQVLQSQRGWLDDPHILNTKESANKTPSKHPSDEELGRKLAVAELEVLQLNEFFKQTTQKYAEDIRKLEEKIKTRDRYISSLKKKCQRESEQNQEKQQRIETLEKYLSDLPTLDEVQAQSWQQEEVQQKAKDLEITVSRLQKSLEDGYALMKEKNIKIEIQSKREKELIASVHSLQKKVQQCLDDGVRSPMQDLKQLEVENAKLLEQQDHSSRLIEHQREQIERLTSQLTANSTRLQKKSGLLYRLQSYPREKEESLDTAPRAFPQQRQADEGLLHPLSHVEIPEVGQLLKEMSLCLLDLQALCSILAQRAQGKEPNLSLLLGMKSLSVSVEETDCRLMVQEELRFKLLEVSELRRDIDKLRKSISDCYAQCMGDSCVSQ is encoded by the exons ATGTGGTACAGAAGTTACTGTGAAGATGGATACGAAGCTAATAAATCAG gCTCCAAAAGTGGTGATTCTCCAGGATGGGTCCCTGGCCACGAATCAGCCTGGCAGTCCAACCCCCTTGGCTCTGGGAACAGTATCTCACGTGGGCACCGATCCAGCTCAGTGTCTGACAGTTGTGACACTGGCATCGGCACGTACTGCTCTGACAGTGTGGAAG AGGACTCCAGTTCCAGTACCATACCTTTGTCTTCCCAGCCACTGTCCCGGCATCACTTGGGCAGGGATGATGATGGCATCCCCATTGTCCATGTGATGCCATCCCCATCCTCCTCACCCTACACCAGTTTTAGAATGCCAGCCTCACCCAGCAGTACAAGTCGCTGGAGCAGGTCTTGCCAACTGCTCCCACCAGCCACGTCTCCCCTGGGTGCACCAAGCTGTCTGGACATGAAGGATCATAAGCCCATCCGGAGATCGTCCTCTCTCACCAAGTTGTCATCTGGGGCTGATAAGAGCTTCAGTCGGACATCAGGCAGTCAGTACAACCCAGATGGTCAAGGCTCCCTGGACAGAAGTCTGCGATATGGGTATAGAAAGGAACCCCTTGGTTCAAACCTGGACCTTTATTTACCTTTATCTTCCTCCTTGCTCTGCTACAGCTTGCTGCAGCGCTCACCAGGTTCCGGCCCCTGCTACCGGTACAACCATGGTAGTAGATCCACTGGTTTGGAAACAGACCTGTCACCTTCCTCAGCTCTGTCCTCACctgtaaaacacaacagtttggACATGAACTACAATGCTTTACCAGATGCTCAACCAGGTCGGGGAGCGGGAAAGGTTTATAGCCCGAGCTTACCCAAAAAAACCGACCTCCCTCTGGGTCATCAGACTGATAGAGGCTCCCCAATCCAGACTGCAATTCGCACCCAGATGTGGCTGACTGAGCAGATGGAGTACAGGCCCAAAGTAGAGTGTGGAATTAAACTTGATCAGATCAACACTTCTACTGCAACAGATGGCTGTGGTGCAGATAGGCTGTCGCCATGGCAACAGGGACATCAGCAGAAACCAGGGCCTAACCAG atgCTGATGGGGACTTCACTTTCAGTCAACACTCTGGTGAAGGTTAAAGAGGGGCTGCTTGGACAGAGAGAACTGGAAATAGATAG acaaaaacagcagattttGCAGCTCCACGCCCGGATCAGAGAGAATGAGCTCAGAGCACAGCAGGTTCTGCAGAGCCAGAGAGGATGGCTTGACGACCCCCACATTCTAAATACCAAG GAATCAGCGAATAAAACACCAAGCAAACACCCATCTGATGAAGAACTTGGCAGGAAGCTAGCAGTGGCTGAACTGGAAGTACTCCAGTTGAATGAGTTCTTCaaacaaaccacacaaaaaTATGCAGAAGACATCAGAAAACTGGAGGAAAAG ATAAAGACACGGGATCGCTACATCAGCAGTTTGAAAAAGAagtgtcagagagagagtgaacaGAACCAAGAGAAACAGCAACGCATAGAGACACTGGAGAAATACCTTTCAGACCTACCGACGCTGGACGAGGTACAGGCCCAGTCCTGGCAG CAGGAGGAGGTACAGCAGAAAGCCAAGGATCTGGAGATAACAGTATCTCGGTTACAGAAGAGCCTCGAGGACGGATATGCTCtgatgaaggagaaaaacatcaagattGAGATACAGTctaagagagagaaggagctgATTGCATCTGTACACAG CCTGCAGAAGAAGGTGCAGCAGTGTTTGGATGATGGGGTGAGGTCACCGATGCAAGACCTGAAGCAGCTTGAGGTGGAAAACGCTAAACTTCTGGAGCAGCAAGACCACAGCAGCAGG CTGATTGAGCATCAAAGAGAACAGATTGAGAGACTGACCTCGCAACTAACG GCCAACAGTACaagactgcaaaaaaaaagtggcctTCTTTATCGACTACAGTCTTATCCACgagaaaaggaagaaagccTTGACACTGCACCCAGAGCCTTCCCCCAG CAGCGGCAGGCGGATGAAGGGCTGTTGCATCCTCTATCCCATGTGGAGATACCAGAAGTGGGCCAGCTGCTGAAAGAGATGTCCCTGTGTCTGCTGGACCTCCAGGCTCTCTGCAGCATCCTGGCTCAGAGAGCGCAGGGAAAAGAGCCAAACCTGTCTTTGCTTCTGGGCATGAAAT CGTTGAGTGTTTCAGTGGAGGAGACTGACTGCAGACTGATGGTGCAAGAAGAACTGAGGTTCAAGCTGCTCGAGGTCAGCGAGCTGAGGAGAGACATCGATAAGCTGAGGAAAAGCATCTCAGACTGCTATGCTCAATGTATGGGTGACAGCTGTGTCTCCCAGTGA
- the cep85l gene encoding centrosomal protein of 85 kDa-like isoform X4 — protein sequence MWYRSYCEDGYEANKSGSKSGDSPGWVPGHESAWQSNPLGSGNSISRGHRSSSVSDSCDTGIGTYCSDSVEEDSSSSTIPLSSQPLSRHHLGRDDDGIPIVHVMPSPSSSPYTSFRMPASPSSTSRWSRSCQLLPPATSPLGAPSCLDMKDHKPIRRSSSLTKLSSGADKSFSRTSGSQYNPDGQGSLDRSLRYGYRKEPLGSNLDLYLPLSSSLLCYSLLQRSPGSGPCYRYNHGSRSTGLETDLSPSSALSSPVKHNSLDMNYNALPDAQPGRGAGKVYSPSLPKKTDLPLGHQTDRGSPIQTAIRTQMWLTEQMEYRPKVECGIKLDQINTSTATDGCGADRLSPWQQGHQQKPGPNQMLMGTSLSVNTLVKVKEGLLGQRELEIDRQKQQILQLHARIRENELRAQQVLQSQRGWLDDPHILNTKESANKTPSKHPSDEELGRKLAVAELEVLQLNEFFKQTTQKYAEDIRKLEEKIKTRDRYISSLKKKCQRESEQNQEKQQRIETLEKYLSDLPTLDEVQAQSWQEEVQQKAKDLEITVSRLQKSLEDGYALMKEKNIKIEIQSKREKELIASVHSLQKKVQQCLDDGVRSPMQDLKQLEVENAKLLEQQDHSSRLIEHQREQIERLTSQLTQRQADEGLLHPLSHVEIPEVGQLLKEMSLCLLDLQALCSILAQRAQGKEPNLSLLLGMKSLSVSVEETDCRLMVQEELRFKLLEVSELRRDIDKLRKSISDCYAQCMGDSCVSQ from the exons ATGTGGTACAGAAGTTACTGTGAAGATGGATACGAAGCTAATAAATCAG gCTCCAAAAGTGGTGATTCTCCAGGATGGGTCCCTGGCCACGAATCAGCCTGGCAGTCCAACCCCCTTGGCTCTGGGAACAGTATCTCACGTGGGCACCGATCCAGCTCAGTGTCTGACAGTTGTGACACTGGCATCGGCACGTACTGCTCTGACAGTGTGGAAG AGGACTCCAGTTCCAGTACCATACCTTTGTCTTCCCAGCCACTGTCCCGGCATCACTTGGGCAGGGATGATGATGGCATCCCCATTGTCCATGTGATGCCATCCCCATCCTCCTCACCCTACACCAGTTTTAGAATGCCAGCCTCACCCAGCAGTACAAGTCGCTGGAGCAGGTCTTGCCAACTGCTCCCACCAGCCACGTCTCCCCTGGGTGCACCAAGCTGTCTGGACATGAAGGATCATAAGCCCATCCGGAGATCGTCCTCTCTCACCAAGTTGTCATCTGGGGCTGATAAGAGCTTCAGTCGGACATCAGGCAGTCAGTACAACCCAGATGGTCAAGGCTCCCTGGACAGAAGTCTGCGATATGGGTATAGAAAGGAACCCCTTGGTTCAAACCTGGACCTTTATTTACCTTTATCTTCCTCCTTGCTCTGCTACAGCTTGCTGCAGCGCTCACCAGGTTCCGGCCCCTGCTACCGGTACAACCATGGTAGTAGATCCACTGGTTTGGAAACAGACCTGTCACCTTCCTCAGCTCTGTCCTCACctgtaaaacacaacagtttggACATGAACTACAATGCTTTACCAGATGCTCAACCAGGTCGGGGAGCGGGAAAGGTTTATAGCCCGAGCTTACCCAAAAAAACCGACCTCCCTCTGGGTCATCAGACTGATAGAGGCTCCCCAATCCAGACTGCAATTCGCACCCAGATGTGGCTGACTGAGCAGATGGAGTACAGGCCCAAAGTAGAGTGTGGAATTAAACTTGATCAGATCAACACTTCTACTGCAACAGATGGCTGTGGTGCAGATAGGCTGTCGCCATGGCAACAGGGACATCAGCAGAAACCAGGGCCTAACCAG atgCTGATGGGGACTTCACTTTCAGTCAACACTCTGGTGAAGGTTAAAGAGGGGCTGCTTGGACAGAGAGAACTGGAAATAGATAG acaaaaacagcagattttGCAGCTCCACGCCCGGATCAGAGAGAATGAGCTCAGAGCACAGCAGGTTCTGCAGAGCCAGAGAGGATGGCTTGACGACCCCCACATTCTAAATACCAAG GAATCAGCGAATAAAACACCAAGCAAACACCCATCTGATGAAGAACTTGGCAGGAAGCTAGCAGTGGCTGAACTGGAAGTACTCCAGTTGAATGAGTTCTTCaaacaaaccacacaaaaaTATGCAGAAGACATCAGAAAACTGGAGGAAAAG ATAAAGACACGGGATCGCTACATCAGCAGTTTGAAAAAGAagtgtcagagagagagtgaacaGAACCAAGAGAAACAGCAACGCATAGAGACACTGGAGAAATACCTTTCAGACCTACCGACGCTGGACGAGGTACAGGCCCAGTCCTGGCAG GAGGAGGTACAGCAGAAAGCCAAGGATCTGGAGATAACAGTATCTCGGTTACAGAAGAGCCTCGAGGACGGATATGCTCtgatgaaggagaaaaacatcaagattGAGATACAGTctaagagagagaaggagctgATTGCATCTGTACACAG CCTGCAGAAGAAGGTGCAGCAGTGTTTGGATGATGGGGTGAGGTCACCGATGCAAGACCTGAAGCAGCTTGAGGTGGAAAACGCTAAACTTCTGGAGCAGCAAGACCACAGCAGCAGG CTGATTGAGCATCAAAGAGAACAGATTGAGAGACTGACCTCGCAACTAACG CAGCGGCAGGCGGATGAAGGGCTGTTGCATCCTCTATCCCATGTGGAGATACCAGAAGTGGGCCAGCTGCTGAAAGAGATGTCCCTGTGTCTGCTGGACCTCCAGGCTCTCTGCAGCATCCTGGCTCAGAGAGCGCAGGGAAAAGAGCCAAACCTGTCTTTGCTTCTGGGCATGAAAT CGTTGAGTGTTTCAGTGGAGGAGACTGACTGCAGACTGATGGTGCAAGAAGAACTGAGGTTCAAGCTGCTCGAGGTCAGCGAGCTGAGGAGAGACATCGATAAGCTGAGGAAAAGCATCTCAGACTGCTATGCTCAATGTATGGGTGACAGCTGTGTCTCCCAGTGA
- the cep85l gene encoding centrosomal protein of 85 kDa-like isoform X3, protein MWYRSYCEDGYEANKSGSKSGDSPGWVPGHESAWQSNPLGSGNSISRGHRSSSVSDSCDTGIGTYCSDSVEEDSSSSTIPLSSQPLSRHHLGRDDDGIPIVHVMPSPSSSPYTSFRMPASPSSTSRWSRSCQLLPPATSPLGAPSCLDMKDHKPIRRSSSLTKLSSGADKSFSRTSGSQYNPDGQGSLDRSLRYGYRKEPLGSNLDLYLPLSSSLLCYSLLQRSPGSGPCYRYNHGSRSTGLETDLSPSSALSSPVKHNSLDMNYNALPDAQPGRGAGKVYSPSLPKKTDLPLGHQTDRGSPIQTAIRTQMWLTEQMEYRPKVECGIKLDQINTSTATDGCGADRLSPWQQGHQQKPGPNQMLMGTSLSVNTLVKVKEGLLGQRELEIDRQKQQILQLHARIRENELRAQQVLQSQRGWLDDPHILNTKESANKTPSKHPSDEELGRKLAVAELEVLQLNEFFKQTTQKYAEDIRKLEEKIKTRDRYISSLKKKCQRESEQNQEKQQRIETLEKYLSDLPTLDEVQAQSWQQEEVQQKAKDLEITVSRLQKSLEDGYALMKEKNIKIEIQSKREKELIASVHSLQKKVQQCLDDGVRSPMQDLKQLEVENAKLLEQQDHSSRLIEHQREQIERLTSQLTQRQADEGLLHPLSHVEIPEVGQLLKEMSLCLLDLQALCSILAQRAQGKEPNLSLLLGMKSLSVSVEETDCRLMVQEELRFKLLEVSELRRDIDKLRKSISDCYAQCMGDSCVSQ, encoded by the exons ATGTGGTACAGAAGTTACTGTGAAGATGGATACGAAGCTAATAAATCAG gCTCCAAAAGTGGTGATTCTCCAGGATGGGTCCCTGGCCACGAATCAGCCTGGCAGTCCAACCCCCTTGGCTCTGGGAACAGTATCTCACGTGGGCACCGATCCAGCTCAGTGTCTGACAGTTGTGACACTGGCATCGGCACGTACTGCTCTGACAGTGTGGAAG AGGACTCCAGTTCCAGTACCATACCTTTGTCTTCCCAGCCACTGTCCCGGCATCACTTGGGCAGGGATGATGATGGCATCCCCATTGTCCATGTGATGCCATCCCCATCCTCCTCACCCTACACCAGTTTTAGAATGCCAGCCTCACCCAGCAGTACAAGTCGCTGGAGCAGGTCTTGCCAACTGCTCCCACCAGCCACGTCTCCCCTGGGTGCACCAAGCTGTCTGGACATGAAGGATCATAAGCCCATCCGGAGATCGTCCTCTCTCACCAAGTTGTCATCTGGGGCTGATAAGAGCTTCAGTCGGACATCAGGCAGTCAGTACAACCCAGATGGTCAAGGCTCCCTGGACAGAAGTCTGCGATATGGGTATAGAAAGGAACCCCTTGGTTCAAACCTGGACCTTTATTTACCTTTATCTTCCTCCTTGCTCTGCTACAGCTTGCTGCAGCGCTCACCAGGTTCCGGCCCCTGCTACCGGTACAACCATGGTAGTAGATCCACTGGTTTGGAAACAGACCTGTCACCTTCCTCAGCTCTGTCCTCACctgtaaaacacaacagtttggACATGAACTACAATGCTTTACCAGATGCTCAACCAGGTCGGGGAGCGGGAAAGGTTTATAGCCCGAGCTTACCCAAAAAAACCGACCTCCCTCTGGGTCATCAGACTGATAGAGGCTCCCCAATCCAGACTGCAATTCGCACCCAGATGTGGCTGACTGAGCAGATGGAGTACAGGCCCAAAGTAGAGTGTGGAATTAAACTTGATCAGATCAACACTTCTACTGCAACAGATGGCTGTGGTGCAGATAGGCTGTCGCCATGGCAACAGGGACATCAGCAGAAACCAGGGCCTAACCAG atgCTGATGGGGACTTCACTTTCAGTCAACACTCTGGTGAAGGTTAAAGAGGGGCTGCTTGGACAGAGAGAACTGGAAATAGATAG acaaaaacagcagattttGCAGCTCCACGCCCGGATCAGAGAGAATGAGCTCAGAGCACAGCAGGTTCTGCAGAGCCAGAGAGGATGGCTTGACGACCCCCACATTCTAAATACCAAG GAATCAGCGAATAAAACACCAAGCAAACACCCATCTGATGAAGAACTTGGCAGGAAGCTAGCAGTGGCTGAACTGGAAGTACTCCAGTTGAATGAGTTCTTCaaacaaaccacacaaaaaTATGCAGAAGACATCAGAAAACTGGAGGAAAAG ATAAAGACACGGGATCGCTACATCAGCAGTTTGAAAAAGAagtgtcagagagagagtgaacaGAACCAAGAGAAACAGCAACGCATAGAGACACTGGAGAAATACCTTTCAGACCTACCGACGCTGGACGAGGTACAGGCCCAGTCCTGGCAG CAGGAGGAGGTACAGCAGAAAGCCAAGGATCTGGAGATAACAGTATCTCGGTTACAGAAGAGCCTCGAGGACGGATATGCTCtgatgaaggagaaaaacatcaagattGAGATACAGTctaagagagagaaggagctgATTGCATCTGTACACAG CCTGCAGAAGAAGGTGCAGCAGTGTTTGGATGATGGGGTGAGGTCACCGATGCAAGACCTGAAGCAGCTTGAGGTGGAAAACGCTAAACTTCTGGAGCAGCAAGACCACAGCAGCAGG CTGATTGAGCATCAAAGAGAACAGATTGAGAGACTGACCTCGCAACTAACG CAGCGGCAGGCGGATGAAGGGCTGTTGCATCCTCTATCCCATGTGGAGATACCAGAAGTGGGCCAGCTGCTGAAAGAGATGTCCCTGTGTCTGCTGGACCTCCAGGCTCTCTGCAGCATCCTGGCTCAGAGAGCGCAGGGAAAAGAGCCAAACCTGTCTTTGCTTCTGGGCATGAAAT CGTTGAGTGTTTCAGTGGAGGAGACTGACTGCAGACTGATGGTGCAAGAAGAACTGAGGTTCAAGCTGCTCGAGGTCAGCGAGCTGAGGAGAGACATCGATAAGCTGAGGAAAAGCATCTCAGACTGCTATGCTCAATGTATGGGTGACAGCTGTGTCTCCCAGTGA
- the cep85l gene encoding centrosomal protein of 85 kDa-like isoform X2, which produces MWYRSYCEDGYEANKSGSKSGDSPGWVPGHESAWQSNPLGSGNSISRGHRSSSVSDSCDTGIGTYCSDSVEEDSSSSTIPLSSQPLSRHHLGRDDDGIPIVHVMPSPSSSPYTSFRMPASPSSTSRWSRSCQLLPPATSPLGAPSCLDMKDHKPIRRSSSLTKLSSGADKSFSRTSGSQYNPDGQGSLDRSLRYGYRKEPLGSNLDLYLPLSSSLLCYSLLQRSPGSGPCYRYNHGSRSTGLETDLSPSSALSSPVKHNSLDMNYNALPDAQPGRGAGKVYSPSLPKKTDLPLGHQTDRGSPIQTAIRTQMWLTEQMEYRPKVECGIKLDQINTSTATDGCGADRLSPWQQGHQQKPGPNQMLMGTSLSVNTLVKVKEGLLGQRELEIDRQKQQILQLHARIRENELRAQQVLQSQRGWLDDPHILNTKESANKTPSKHPSDEELGRKLAVAELEVLQLNEFFKQTTQKYAEDIRKLEEKIKTRDRYISSLKKKCQRESEQNQEKQQRIETLEKYLSDLPTLDEVQAQSWQEEVQQKAKDLEITVSRLQKSLEDGYALMKEKNIKIEIQSKREKELIASVHSLQKKVQQCLDDGVRSPMQDLKQLEVENAKLLEQQDHSSRLIEHQREQIERLTSQLTANSTRLQKKSGLLYRLQSYPREKEESLDTAPRAFPQQRQADEGLLHPLSHVEIPEVGQLLKEMSLCLLDLQALCSILAQRAQGKEPNLSLLLGMKSLSVSVEETDCRLMVQEELRFKLLEVSELRRDIDKLRKSISDCYAQCMGDSCVSQ; this is translated from the exons ATGTGGTACAGAAGTTACTGTGAAGATGGATACGAAGCTAATAAATCAG gCTCCAAAAGTGGTGATTCTCCAGGATGGGTCCCTGGCCACGAATCAGCCTGGCAGTCCAACCCCCTTGGCTCTGGGAACAGTATCTCACGTGGGCACCGATCCAGCTCAGTGTCTGACAGTTGTGACACTGGCATCGGCACGTACTGCTCTGACAGTGTGGAAG AGGACTCCAGTTCCAGTACCATACCTTTGTCTTCCCAGCCACTGTCCCGGCATCACTTGGGCAGGGATGATGATGGCATCCCCATTGTCCATGTGATGCCATCCCCATCCTCCTCACCCTACACCAGTTTTAGAATGCCAGCCTCACCCAGCAGTACAAGTCGCTGGAGCAGGTCTTGCCAACTGCTCCCACCAGCCACGTCTCCCCTGGGTGCACCAAGCTGTCTGGACATGAAGGATCATAAGCCCATCCGGAGATCGTCCTCTCTCACCAAGTTGTCATCTGGGGCTGATAAGAGCTTCAGTCGGACATCAGGCAGTCAGTACAACCCAGATGGTCAAGGCTCCCTGGACAGAAGTCTGCGATATGGGTATAGAAAGGAACCCCTTGGTTCAAACCTGGACCTTTATTTACCTTTATCTTCCTCCTTGCTCTGCTACAGCTTGCTGCAGCGCTCACCAGGTTCCGGCCCCTGCTACCGGTACAACCATGGTAGTAGATCCACTGGTTTGGAAACAGACCTGTCACCTTCCTCAGCTCTGTCCTCACctgtaaaacacaacagtttggACATGAACTACAATGCTTTACCAGATGCTCAACCAGGTCGGGGAGCGGGAAAGGTTTATAGCCCGAGCTTACCCAAAAAAACCGACCTCCCTCTGGGTCATCAGACTGATAGAGGCTCCCCAATCCAGACTGCAATTCGCACCCAGATGTGGCTGACTGAGCAGATGGAGTACAGGCCCAAAGTAGAGTGTGGAATTAAACTTGATCAGATCAACACTTCTACTGCAACAGATGGCTGTGGTGCAGATAGGCTGTCGCCATGGCAACAGGGACATCAGCAGAAACCAGGGCCTAACCAG atgCTGATGGGGACTTCACTTTCAGTCAACACTCTGGTGAAGGTTAAAGAGGGGCTGCTTGGACAGAGAGAACTGGAAATAGATAG acaaaaacagcagattttGCAGCTCCACGCCCGGATCAGAGAGAATGAGCTCAGAGCACAGCAGGTTCTGCAGAGCCAGAGAGGATGGCTTGACGACCCCCACATTCTAAATACCAAG GAATCAGCGAATAAAACACCAAGCAAACACCCATCTGATGAAGAACTTGGCAGGAAGCTAGCAGTGGCTGAACTGGAAGTACTCCAGTTGAATGAGTTCTTCaaacaaaccacacaaaaaTATGCAGAAGACATCAGAAAACTGGAGGAAAAG ATAAAGACACGGGATCGCTACATCAGCAGTTTGAAAAAGAagtgtcagagagagagtgaacaGAACCAAGAGAAACAGCAACGCATAGAGACACTGGAGAAATACCTTTCAGACCTACCGACGCTGGACGAGGTACAGGCCCAGTCCTGGCAG GAGGAGGTACAGCAGAAAGCCAAGGATCTGGAGATAACAGTATCTCGGTTACAGAAGAGCCTCGAGGACGGATATGCTCtgatgaaggagaaaaacatcaagattGAGATACAGTctaagagagagaaggagctgATTGCATCTGTACACAG CCTGCAGAAGAAGGTGCAGCAGTGTTTGGATGATGGGGTGAGGTCACCGATGCAAGACCTGAAGCAGCTTGAGGTGGAAAACGCTAAACTTCTGGAGCAGCAAGACCACAGCAGCAGG CTGATTGAGCATCAAAGAGAACAGATTGAGAGACTGACCTCGCAACTAACG GCCAACAGTACaagactgcaaaaaaaaagtggcctTCTTTATCGACTACAGTCTTATCCACgagaaaaggaagaaagccTTGACACTGCACCCAGAGCCTTCCCCCAG CAGCGGCAGGCGGATGAAGGGCTGTTGCATCCTCTATCCCATGTGGAGATACCAGAAGTGGGCCAGCTGCTGAAAGAGATGTCCCTGTGTCTGCTGGACCTCCAGGCTCTCTGCAGCATCCTGGCTCAGAGAGCGCAGGGAAAAGAGCCAAACCTGTCTTTGCTTCTGGGCATGAAAT CGTTGAGTGTTTCAGTGGAGGAGACTGACTGCAGACTGATGGTGCAAGAAGAACTGAGGTTCAAGCTGCTCGAGGTCAGCGAGCTGAGGAGAGACATCGATAAGCTGAGGAAAAGCATCTCAGACTGCTATGCTCAATGTATGGGTGACAGCTGTGTCTCCCAGTGA